GGTGCGGTCCACGGCAAACGAAATTCCCTTGGGCGAGAGGTACGGTGCCAGCCCCAGGGCGAAGTCCCACGGATCGCCCTCGAGCTCCAGGGTCTGCTCAAGATCGGTCGATCCCGCGTAGAACCCCGGCGTACTGCGCGGGGCCGCAATGAACAACGGGTTGTGTTGCGGCTGCGGCGGCAGAGGGTCTCCGGCGGCCAGGGCGTCGACGGCCCGGCGCAGCACTTTGAGCACCTCAATCGAGTAACGCACGCTCTTCTGTCGGCCCTCGACCTTGATGCAGTCCACGCCGCCCTCGAACATCCGCTGCAACAGCGGGTAGGCGTTGAGACAGCGGCTGCGCATCGGCGTGCGTCCCGCGCCGGGCATGCGCTCGATCAGCAGCGCGTCGCGGCACGGCGCCAGGCACATCTCGCCGTAGAGGTAGCTGGAGAGTCGGCACTGCCCATGGTAGTTGAAACAGAACCCGCCGTAGACGAACAGCTCGATCTCGATTGCGGCGCGGCGTTTGATCTCCAGCGCCTCATCCAGGCTCAGAATCCGCTCGAGGATGATCCGGCTCGCGCCCAGCCCTTTCCAGAATTCGGCGGTCTGGTGGTTGAGGGTGCGCCCCAGGAT
The sequence above is drawn from the Candidatus Alcyoniella australis genome and encodes:
- a CDS encoding peptidase U32 family protein, whose product is SQVAALLRHGADAIYFGVQPPTSVGQRFSLLPTSVEFDLDSARQAMAMINDTGRRCYVTLNSIYHDEQLPVLLDLAGELVRGGVGALIVSDAGLAALLQRDLPQAELHVSILGRTLNHQTAEFWKGLGASRIILERILSLDEALEIKRRAAIEIELFVYGGFCFNYHGQCRLSSYLYGEMCLAPCRDALLIERMPGAGRTPMRSRCLNAYPLLQRMFEGGVDCIKVEGRQKSVRYSIEVLKVLRRAVDALAAGDPLPPQPQHNPLFIAAPRSTPGFYAGSTDLEQTLELEGDPWDFALGLAPYLSPKGISFAVDRTRKVARAFKNARRLPTD